The following is a genomic window from Puntigrus tetrazona isolate hp1 chromosome 20, ASM1883169v1, whole genome shotgun sequence.
CAAAGACGGTCCGGTTGCGCTCAACGAGATCGAGTACTCGGCGTTCTGCTGCCAGGAATGTATATACTCCAAACTGCGAGAGAACGAGGACCTGAATGTTTATTCGGTGAAAACTTTATTGACCATGTGCAAACCCGGGGATCTACTGGAGTTAGTGGCCAACGCACAACCCCCGCACTGGGCGATCTTTGAAGGGGAGGACCAGGTTATTCACCTCTACAAGGGGGAGATCCGCAAGGACAGCTTATTTGAGATCAGCTGCGGTCGGCAGGGCAGGATAGTGAACAATCGGTACCGCTACCGACCGCTGCCAGCTGATTTGGTGATGCAGAACGCGAGCGGGCACGTGGGGCTCAGCAGCGGCGAGATTTGCTGGACGAACTCGGAAAGTTTCGCAGCCTGGTGCCGTTTCGGCAAGCGGGAGTTTAAAGCGGGCGGGGAGGCGCACTCGGTCGAGCAGCGCTACTTTCTGAAGGTGCACCTGTCCGAGAGCACCGCGCACACGCTCATGTTCCGCAGCCTGGAGGAGATGATACGCGAGAGACGGCGCGTGGACGCCAGTGGTATTCTCAAGGAGCTGTCGCTGGTGACCGGCAAGGAATGAGCGCTTGGGACTCTCTGCATGCCTTGAGCAAGGGCTGCTTACCTTTATTTCAGGACTTTGGGAGGGTTGTGCGTATTTGTGTGAACATGTTTTTGGCAAAGACAACGCCCCTTTTGGTTGTGCTGTGAGAACCGATGGCCCCGCTAAAGTCACCCTGTacctttaaaaaggaaaaagataaAACATAAGGTGAGCCCTCATCACAGATCGCCCATGAACCGATACAGCCCCCTCAAATTCGCACCCGAGCCCTGCTGCGGCAGATGGTGACCACGATGCGTTCGTATGTCTGTGGCAAGCCGTTTtgacatttattctttttgactgactgtcatctgtgttttgtgttaataCTCATTATTCTCCATTAACTATTCAAATCGTTTCTAGTATCCATTTGAGTTGTCCCAGCAACATTTGAATATATGCTAGTGTTTTCCAACCGACTACTAGTAACCTTTTAATCGCACTAGTAAGTCTTCTGTTTGAACTATAAAGAAGCCATTCTAactacttattacattttaagtcaaATGCAAATGCTACTATTGAGATGAAGGACGTTACTTTTAACGGTTGAGATCAATAACAATGGCTTCTAGTACCTAGCGAATGGTTACTAGTCAAGCTGGAGTTGAATAGTTCATATTTGAACCACAGATCCCAAATTTTTACCCTGGGATAGTTGTCATTTTTACAATTGCCACAATCGAAAGAATAATTAGGATACAGTGAAATCAACAAAGAGCACTCGTCTCGATTGGGCTACCATGTAAATGAAGTACTGGTaaagttaaagaaataaaagtaaaacagctTGCCACATGTCTCTTATTTGACTGAACTCTCGAGCTTTAATATTAAACGTGGAGCTCGGTTATTGCGCATCTGTCCAGCTGCATTAGTTCCTCCAAACCCCTACAGGCGACAACACACGAGCCTTTGTTTTCATTCTGTTATTAACAAACGCAGCGAACGTTCTTCTGTTTTTGGAGtccatatttttgtatttcagttagtacgttaaaaaaactgtttttatttaaataaacgtaGATTGCCCTATGAAAATTGCGTTGGTCTCTAGCTctttttcatattgttttgcCTGCGTACAAATGCAATAAGCGAGCACGTGCTGGCTGAGGTAGCCTCGCGCG
Proteins encoded in this region:
- the lratd1 gene encoding protein LRATD1; amino-acid sequence: MGNQLDRITHLNYSELPTGDPSGIEKDELRVGVAYFFSDEEEELDDRSQSDSFKDNNSPSKDGPVALNEIEYSAFCCQECIYSKLRENEDLNVYSVKTLLTMCKPGDLLELVANAQPPHWAIFEGEDQVIHLYKGEIRKDSLFEISCGRQGRIVNNRYRYRPLPADLVMQNASGHVGLSSGEICWTNSESFAAWCRFGKREFKAGGEAHSVEQRYFLKVHLSESTAHTLMFRSLEEMIRERRRVDASGILKELSLVTGKE